The genomic DNA AATGAATATTGCGAGTAAATTTATGGAGCTTGCTATTGTCAATATCGATGGTACTAATTTCCAGGTTTTAACCAACGATACCTTTCCTGATTTTGCGCCGGCAATTTCACCGGATGGAAAGTTTATTGCCTTTGAGTCGGTCCGGGAACGGAACAGGGATATTTATATAATGGAAATTGAAAGTAGAAAACTAACCCGATTAACTGAACATCCTGCGGATGATTATTCACCTACCTGGTCGCCGGATGGTAAGCGTGTTGCCTTTATATCGGATCGTGATGGTCATTCGCATATTTATGTGATCAATGCTGATGGGACAGGGTTGTTTCAATTGACCAAAGGTGAGTTTGAAGTCTGGCCCGGCATTTCCTGGTCCCCGAGATAACTTTCCTGTGCCTTTTTCGTCTTACGCATCTTTGCCCGAATTTTTCTTTTATACATTCGCCAATAGCGTCTTAATTTTTTTCTATTTTTTAAACGATAATTTTGATAATAACCCGGATGTTTTTCTCTAAACCTTCGCGAATTTTCAGCGGCATGATTAGGATTATCTGTTTTTAACTTTTTGTAATAATACTTCCAATAATCAGGATGAATCTTCCGCCAGTTTAAATAATAATCAGGATTTAACTGGCACCAAACACTTCTATATAATCTTGTATAATAACCATCTTCGTCATTTTTTTGATTGTTAATATCATCGTTAATCATTTTTTAACCTCCTTATGTTCAATTTTGTAAATTAATGTAAAAGGTATCTTTCTCAATCATTACTTTTCTCCTTTCGCCTTTAACTTTTCTCTTTCAAGATTCACCTTCAACCCCTTTGTTTAACCCGCCCCGCCGGGAGGAAACAGCGGGGCGGAGGGGAGTGTGAAGGGGAGGTTTGTCCTTCACGAAAAAATTAATTTTAGCCTTTTTATGCCCTTTTTAGCCCTCTGCCATACATATATAGCAAAAATCGTGCCTGCTCAAAAGTGCTGAAATTTCAACACTTTCAATTTTTTCACTGACATTTAATGTCAGTAAGTTATCCACAAATTATCCACAAAATCGTGTAAATGCAGGACAGTTCAGCATTTTAGCCACTGACATTTTATGTCAGTGGTTTGACATAAAATGTCAGTAAAACCGATTTTTGCCACTTTTTTGCAGAAAATCCTCAAACCCCATCAAATTTCAACACTTTGATATTAAAAATCAGGGCTATTTTTGATAAAATTTGTAGTATTTTTCTATTTTTCCTACGATTAAGTCTCGTAAAAATCACAACTTTTCAGGCAAAAATCTTAAAAAAAGTTAGAAAATTTACACAAATATTTGCGATTGTTTATATTGATTTTTATTTGCTGAAAAAATTTCTGACTTTGTTTAGGCGATACAGAGAATTACATTTTGTACAGAAAAAATTATGGTAAAAAAGGAGAATGTGAAATTTATTTGATGCGTTATTGACATATTGGATTTTTTATTTATATTTTAGCCCATGGAGTCTATAAGGGAATTATACAGAGTTGGTAAAGGACCTTCAAGCAGTCATACAATGGGACCTTCAACCGCCGCAAGGATTTTCAAAGAAAAAAATCCTGATGCCTTAAGTTATCGTGTAACACTTTATGGTAGCCTTGCTGCAACAGGAAAGGGACATCTCACAGAACAGGCAATCAAAGAGATATTGCCTCCCCAGAATACAACGATCATTTTTAAGAAAGAAACATTTCTACCTCAACACCCTAATGGTATGCTTTTTGAGGCAAAAAAAAAGAATGGTAAAAAAGTTAAATGGCTTGTCTTTTCAATAGGTGGGGGCGCCATTCGCGACCTTAAATCAATCAATAAATATAAAAAAATCTATCCCCACAAAAGTTTTGAGGAAATCAATGATTTTTGTTCAAAGAAGGGAATTACTTTATATGAATATGTATTTAAGTACGAAGGTAAAGAAATCAAAAAATTTCTATCGGCTATCTGGAAATCAATGCAGGACGCGATTAGAAGAGGAATAAAGACAGAAGGAATACTTCCAGGACCGTTAAAGCTGGAAAGGAAGGCAGCATCTATTTTTATAAAGTCCTGTAATAGTCGTGGATTGATGGAAAGGATAAGCCGGGTATTTTCCTATGCCCTTGCTGTCGCTGAAGAAAATGCTGATGGTGGAATCATAGTCACTGCACCAACCTGTGGTTCAAGCGGAGTATTGCCCGCGGTATTCAAATATCTAAGCGAAAATTATAAATTTTCTGAAGAAAAAATTATAAACGCCCTTGCGATTGCCGGACTTTTTGGCAATCTTGTAAAACACAATGCCTCAATCTCTGGTGCTGAGGTTGGGTGCCAGGGAGAGATCGGAACCGCCTGCTCAATGGCCGCAGCAGGTGCAACATATCTCTTAGGTGGAAGTATCAAGCAAATGGAATATGCTGCTGAAATGGCGCTTGAACACCATCTTGGTCTTACCTGTGATCCGGTTGCAGGAATGGTTCAGGTTCCATGCATAGAAAGAAATGCAATGGCAGCGGAAAGGGCATTGGATTGTGCGGTATATGCACTTCAAACTGATGGAACTCATAAGATCTCTTTTGATGAGGTTGTGAGAATAATGAAGCAAACTGGAATGGATTTAAAAATTCAATACCGGGAGACTTCTGGTGCGGGTCTTGCAACACTTCTTAAGAATAAAAAATTAACCAGAGGTTAATGCTTAAAATTTTCTGGATGAATAGAAAAAGAGCTGACCCATTAGACTTAAGTCTTGTTGGGATTGACAGAATCAGTTTTTTAGATATAATTAAAAGATTATATGATTAAAGGAACTGAAGATACCCGATATGCCTTTGTTAATGGCATTGTCCGCGCGAAAGAAGCAAAATTTTTAAAAAAAAGTCATTTTGATAGGCTCATTGATGCCGGAATTGATAACTTCCGGCCAATCCTTAGTGATACGGTCTATACCGGCACCGGTGAATTTCTTGATCTGCTTACTGATATAGAAAAACAGGAAAGGCACTTTTTTGATAAATATTGTTTACATTATGAAATTAAAGAAATGATAACTTTACCCGAGGCAATACATAATCTAAAGGTAAAATTAAAGAATGGGGAGACCAGGTTATTATATGACCTTGATATATCAGCATTGGAATCTTCAACCGAAATAATTGAAATAATTTCTGAACACCTCAAACATAAAAATAGTTTTATTCTGTCAACAGAACTTGATAAATTCCTTTGTAAAAAACTCTGGGAATTTTCAAAGGTCTCGCAGTTTTTTGTAGAATATTTTAAAATCTATTTTGACTTAGAAAATATCCGCAGTTTCTTCCGTGCAAGACAGTTTGAAAATTCGTTTGAAATATTTAAGCAGGTTTATATTGAATATGGTAGTATTCCTAAAAAGATATTTTTAGAAAATCTAAATAAAGATCTGCGCACGATTATTAGAGCATTTCGTAATACTATATATGGTTATATCGTGGAACAGGGTGGTACCTACTTGGAAACTCAGGGTTCATTTCTAAGACTTGAACGACTCTGTGATGAAATGAGACTTTCATTTTTGAAATTAACAAGATACTTTACATTTGGAGTGGAACCATTGTTTGGTTATTATCAATTCAAATTGAGTGAAA from candidate division WOR-3 bacterium includes the following:
- a CDS encoding DPP IV N-terminal domain-containing protein, giving the protein MNIASKFMELAIVNIDGTNFQVLTNDTFPDFAPAISPDGKFIAFESVRERNRDIYIMEIESRKLTRLTEHPADDYSPTWSPDGKRVAFISDRDGHSHIYVINADGTGLFQLTKGEFEVWPGISWSPR
- a CDS encoding V-type ATPase subunit produces the protein MIKGTEDTRYAFVNGIVRAKEAKFLKKSHFDRLIDAGIDNFRPILSDTVYTGTGEFLDLLTDIEKQERHFFDKYCLHYEIKEMITLPEAIHNLKVKLKNGETRLLYDLDISALESSTEIIEIISEHLKHKNSFILSTELDKFLCKKLWEFSKVSQFFVEYFKIYFDLENIRSFFRARQFENSFEIFKQVYIEYGSIPKKIFLENLNKDLRTIIRAFRNTIYGYIVEQGGTYLETQGSFLRLERLCDEMRLSFLKLTRYFTFGVEPLFGYYQFKLSEIKRLRQVYMGKQYNIPSPQLKESIPDVW
- a CDS encoding L-serine ammonia-lyase is translated as MESIRELYRVGKGPSSSHTMGPSTAARIFKEKNPDALSYRVTLYGSLAATGKGHLTEQAIKEILPPQNTTIIFKKETFLPQHPNGMLFEAKKKNGKKVKWLVFSIGGGAIRDLKSINKYKKIYPHKSFEEINDFCSKKGITLYEYVFKYEGKEIKKFLSAIWKSMQDAIRRGIKTEGILPGPLKLERKAASIFIKSCNSRGLMERISRVFSYALAVAEENADGGIIVTAPTCGSSGVLPAVFKYLSENYKFSEEKIINALAIAGLFGNLVKHNASISGAEVGCQGEIGTACSMAAAGATYLLGGSIKQMEYAAEMALEHHLGLTCDPVAGMVQVPCIERNAMAAERALDCAVYALQTDGTHKISFDEVVRIMKQTGMDLKIQYRETSGAGLATLLKNKKLTRG